A DNA window from uncultured Methanoregula sp. contains the following coding sequences:
- the fdhD gene encoding formate dehydrogenase accessory sulfurtransferase FdhD, with protein MIHIHRGIQVIAGVAKETEDAIVIEDRFDLLLNDRPVATMVASNDQLRELGAGYVISEGLVRCVDKVNLDGDRILVYSDTGCDLKWAKKETGSSGGQSFLSPARNVASDVRVSPDQVIAITREIETELWRKTGGVHCSVLYQDGRLLAKSSDVGRHNTVDKLVGYAALNGIDLSRCVIGCTGRQPEGMVRKSANAGIPVIISRAASTDKGIAAAEAAGITLIGFSRGDRFTIYTHPRRVMLDGKP; from the coding sequence ATGATCCATATCCACCGCGGTATCCAGGTGATCGCAGGAGTAGCAAAAGAGACCGAGGATGCAATTGTCATCGAGGACCGCTTCGATCTCCTGCTCAATGACCGGCCGGTGGCAACGATGGTTGCGAGCAACGACCAGTTGCGGGAGCTGGGCGCGGGTTACGTGATCAGCGAAGGCCTGGTCCGCTGCGTGGACAAGGTGAACCTTGACGGGGACCGCATCCTGGTATATTCCGATACCGGCTGCGACCTGAAATGGGCAAAGAAGGAGACCGGGTCCTCGGGGGGGCAGAGTTTTCTCTCTCCCGCCCGGAACGTTGCCTCGGATGTCCGGGTCTCGCCGGATCAGGTGATCGCGATCACCCGGGAGATCGAGACCGAACTCTGGAGAAAGACCGGGGGTGTCCACTGCTCAGTCCTCTATCAGGACGGAAGGCTCCTGGCCAAGAGCAGCGATGTCGGCAGGCATAACACGGTCGACAAGCTCGTTGGTTATGCGGCTTTGAACGGCATCGATCTCTCCCGCTGCGTGATAGGCTGTACCGGCCGGCAGCCGGAGGGCATGGTCCGGAAGAGTGCCAATGCTGGTATTCCCGTGATCATCTCCCGGGCAGCCTCGACCGACAAGGGGATAGCAGCAGCAGAAGCAGCAGGCATCACCCTCATCGGATTCTCCCGGGGGGATCGGTTCACCATCTACACGCACCCCCGGCGCGTTATGCTTGACGGAAAACCGTAA